Proteins from a single region of Lasioglossum baleicum chromosome 1, iyLasBale1, whole genome shotgun sequence:
- the Btbvii gene encoding BTB-protein-VII isoform X4: MSMQQFCLRWNNHQPNFISVFSNLLNNETLVDVTLAAEGRQLQAHKVVLSACSTYFQSLFTVNPCQHPIVILKDVKFSDLKIMVDFMYYGEVNISQDQLPSIIKTAESLKIKGLAEMHTPSLTKWPSVSSETGGGDRGESCSPSPSPLSPSFRRKRLRKSSTGSTSGSGDKPEEINEITLVATNIVKPEPLIVSQETGENLRRPVNTNTESQGSIDEDQISIMSNMENSSAATPAQSDGSIQDVSQQSGGNVAQSSVSSQPPAHQGLQWTIMEHTYPRFALSSCQTNLSIQASSAFTTPEITTSSTISDQYSGTSTTGSSCALTNYPNSSHGTLQHASSSGPSPSAQCPSNCQSPCASPQTAIKRKRSTNPQADENFIRALDAVRYGGIGFCKAARMFGVNNRTLWLEYKKRGYPNNRPSLKSRVKQEVNSSPPPAQSAQPVNSQSPTPMGPPTTPHSTHNTHSTHTMLTTHSPHTMLSGYIDSRHTDYALPSTTMPINLHGVNYNAM; encoded by the exons ATGTCGATGCAACAGTTCTGTTTGCGGTGGAACAATCATCAACCGAACTTCATTTCGGTGTTCTCGAATCTGTTAAACAATGAGACTCTGGTGGACGTGACGCTGGCTGCGGAAGGCAGGCAACTTCAGGCGCACAAAGTTGTATTGTCCGCGTGCAGCACATACTTTCAGTCGCTGTTCACTGTCAATCCGTGTCAGCATCCAATTGTGATATTGAAAGATGTGAAATTTTCGGATCTAAAGATTATGGTTGATTTTATGTATTACGGCGAAGTAAATATATCACAGGACCAGTTACCATCGATCATAAAG ACTGCGGAGAGTTTGAAGATAAAGGGTTTAGCGGAAATGCACACTCCATCCTTGACAAAGTGGCCAAGCGTTAGTAGCGAAACAGGTGGAGGGGATCGTGGGGAATCCTGTTCCCCCAGTCCATCTCCATTGTCCCCATCATTTCGTAGGAAGAGATTAAGAAAATCGTCTACGGGTTCCACGTCTGGGTCTGGCGATAAACCAGAGGAGATAAACGAAATCACTTTAGTTGCTACAAATATCGTAAAACCAGAACCTTTGATTGTCTCACAAGAAACTGGTGAAAACCTTAGGAGACCTGTAAATACTAACACAGAATCTCAGGGCAGTATCGACGAGGATCAAATATCGATT ATGAGCAATATGGAAAATAGTTCTGCGGCAACACCGGCGCAAAGCGATGGTTCGATACAGGATGTAAGCCAACAGTCAGGAGGGAATGTTGCGCAGAGTTCAGTTTCTTCGCAACCACCTGCTCATCAAG GATTGCAATGGACTATAATGGAGCACACATATCCACGTTTCGCTCTGTCCTCGTGTCAAACAAATCTGTCGATCCAAGCGTCATCAGCTTTTACTACGCCCGAAATAACAACTTCTTCGACCATCAGCGACCAGTACTCTGGTACCAGCACGACTGGTTCGAGTTGCGCCCTGACGAATTACCCGAATTCGTCGCACGGTACGCTGCAGCACGCGTCGTCGAGCGGCCCGTCGCCGTCCGCACAATGTCCAAGCAACTGCCAGAGTCCGTGCGCCAGTCCTCAGACCGCAATTAAAAGGAAGCGATCAACGAATCCGCAAGCGGACGAGAACTTTATCAGAGCGTTAGACGCGGTCCGCTACGGTGGCATAGGATTCTGTAAGGCGGCCAGAATGTTTGGCGTGAACAACCGAACCCTTTGGCTCGAGTACAAAAAGCGTGGCTATCCGAACAACCGGCCCAGCTTGAAGTCCAGGGTGAAACAGGAGGTGAACTCATCGCCGCCGCCAGCCCAGTCCGCTCAACCTGTTAACTCCCAGAGTCCTACGCCGATGGGTCCACCCACGACTCCGCACAGCACACACAACACCCACAGCACGCACACCATGCTGACAACCCACAGTCCTCACACGATGCTCAGCGGTTACATCGACAGCAGGCATACAGACTACGCGTTGCCCAGCACAACAATGCCAATCAATTTACACGGCGTTAATTACAACGCCATGTGA
- the Btbvii gene encoding BTB-protein-VII isoform X3 — protein MSMQQFCLRWNNHQPNFISVFSNLLNNETLVDVTLAAEGRQLQAHKVVLSACSTYFQSLFTVNPCQHPIVILKDVKFSDLKIMVDFMYYGEVNISQDQLPSIIKTAESLKIKGLAEMHTPSLTKWPSVSSETGGGDRGESCSPSPSPLSPSFRRKRLRKSSTGSTSGSGDKPEEINEITLVATNIVKPEPLIVSQETGENLRRPVNTNTESQGSIDEDQISIMSNMENSSAATPAQSDGSIQDVSQQSGGNVAQSSVSSQPPAHQDEPVCSAGLQWTIMEHTYPRFALSSCQTNLSIQASSAFTTPEITTSSTISDQYSGTSTTGSSCALTNYPNSSHGTLQHASSSGPSPSAQCPSNCQSPCASPQTAIKRKRSTNPQADENFIRALDAVRYGGIGFCKAARMFGVNNRTLWLEYKKRGYPNNRPSLKSRVKQEVNSSPPPAQSAQPVNSQSPTPMGPPTTPHSTHNTHSTHTMLTTHSPHTMLSGYIDSRHTDYALPSTTMPINLHGVNYNAM, from the exons ATGTCGATGCAACAGTTCTGTTTGCGGTGGAACAATCATCAACCGAACTTCATTTCGGTGTTCTCGAATCTGTTAAACAATGAGACTCTGGTGGACGTGACGCTGGCTGCGGAAGGCAGGCAACTTCAGGCGCACAAAGTTGTATTGTCCGCGTGCAGCACATACTTTCAGTCGCTGTTCACTGTCAATCCGTGTCAGCATCCAATTGTGATATTGAAAGATGTGAAATTTTCGGATCTAAAGATTATGGTTGATTTTATGTATTACGGCGAAGTAAATATATCACAGGACCAGTTACCATCGATCATAAAG ACTGCGGAGAGTTTGAAGATAAAGGGTTTAGCGGAAATGCACACTCCATCCTTGACAAAGTGGCCAAGCGTTAGTAGCGAAACAGGTGGAGGGGATCGTGGGGAATCCTGTTCCCCCAGTCCATCTCCATTGTCCCCATCATTTCGTAGGAAGAGATTAAGAAAATCGTCTACGGGTTCCACGTCTGGGTCTGGCGATAAACCAGAGGAGATAAACGAAATCACTTTAGTTGCTACAAATATCGTAAAACCAGAACCTTTGATTGTCTCACAAGAAACTGGTGAAAACCTTAGGAGACCTGTAAATACTAACACAGAATCTCAGGGCAGTATCGACGAGGATCAAATATCGATT ATGAGCAATATGGAAAATAGTTCTGCGGCAACACCGGCGCAAAGCGATGGTTCGATACAGGATGTAAGCCAACAGTCAGGAGGGAATGTTGCGCAGAGTTCAGTTTCTTCGCAACCACCTGCTCATCAAG ATGAACCGGTCTGTTCCGCAGGATTGCAATGGACTATAATGGAGCACACATATCCACGTTTCGCTCTGTCCTCGTGTCAAACAAATCTGTCGATCCAAGCGTCATCAGCTTTTACTACGCCCGAAATAACAACTTCTTCGACCATCAGCGACCAGTACTCTGGTACCAGCACGACTGGTTCGAGTTGCGCCCTGACGAATTACCCGAATTCGTCGCACGGTACGCTGCAGCACGCGTCGTCGAGCGGCCCGTCGCCGTCCGCACAATGTCCAAGCAACTGCCAGAGTCCGTGCGCCAGTCCTCAGACCGCAATTAAAAGGAAGCGATCAACGAATCCGCAAGCGGACGAGAACTTTATCAGAGCGTTAGACGCGGTCCGCTACGGTGGCATAGGATTCTGTAAGGCGGCCAGAATGTTTGGCGTGAACAACCGAACCCTTTGGCTCGAGTACAAAAAGCGTGGCTATCCGAACAACCGGCCCAGCTTGAAGTCCAGGGTGAAACAGGAGGTGAACTCATCGCCGCCGCCAGCCCAGTCCGCTCAACCTGTTAACTCCCAGAGTCCTACGCCGATGGGTCCACCCACGACTCCGCACAGCACACACAACACCCACAGCACGCACACCATGCTGACAACCCACAGTCCTCACACGATGCTCAGCGGTTACATCGACAGCAGGCATACAGACTACGCGTTGCCCAGCACAACAATGCCAATCAATTTACACGGCGTTAATTACAACGCCATGTGA
- the LOC143212683 gene encoding beta-1,3-galactosyltransferase 5: MLDKRRLHVSASSPWTLIFVVALALTGCFSFWLHIDGNGSLTPYTNGVTAPGYLLLFPGNVTPSPQPYLMNELPFGDKSTLIDFKGFRFTINHDLCNRTHPLLLMLVHSAPENFLKRNVVRETWGQQSTDVALLFLVGYSNEYQTRLEQENRKYKDLIQGNFLDAYRNMTYKHVMALKWATYHCPSAKYILKLDDDVFVHIPAMLYFLKRDLSPWGARRLILCDLITVGTVKRSWRSKWRVSPQEYPDRHYPVYCAGWAILYSPDSVFLLYREAQREPYFWIDDVHITGTLARKVNLTQTSLHDLVLNSENMQDLLSNPGSHREFLFGPPNLTENEIRALQSLVTKPRPSSESLLN, encoded by the exons ATGCTGGATAAGCGGCGGCTGCATGTCTCCGCTTCGTCGCCATGGACCCTGATCTTCGTGGTCGCCTTGGCTCTGACTGGATGCTTCTCGTTCTGGCTACACATCGACGGCAACGGCTCCTTGACGCCATACACCAACGGCGTCACAGCGCCTGGCTATCTGTTGTTGTTCCCCGGGAACGTGACGCCCTCTCCGCAGCCGTATTTGATGAACGAGCTCCCGTTCGGTGACAAATCGACGCTGATCGACTTCAAAGGTTTCAGGTTCACGATCAATCACGATCTATGCAACCGCACGCATCCGTTGCTGTTGATGCTCGTCCACTCGGCGCCTGAGAACTTCCTCAAGAGGAATGTCGTCCGCGAGACCTGGGGTCAACAATCGACGGACGTAGCGCTCCTGTTCCTGGTCGGCTACTCCAATGAGTATCAGACCAGGCTTGAGCAGGAGAATAGGAAATATAAAGATTTGATACAAGGCAACTTTCTCGATGCCTACAGAAACATGACTTACAAGCATGTGATGGCGTTAAAGTGGGCTACGTATCATTGTCCAA GTGCCAAATATATACTAAAATTAGACGATGATGTTTTTGTTCATATACCTGCGATGTTGTATTTCTTGAAGCGCGACCTATCACCTTGGGGCGCCAGGCGATTGATCCTCTGCGACCTGATCACCGTGGGCACCGTGAAGAGATCCTGGCGATCGAAATGGAGAGTCTCGCCCCAGGAATATCCTGATAGACATTATCCTGTGTACTGTGCTGGATGGGCTATATTGTACTCCCCTGATAGCGTGTTTCTTTTGTATCGCGAAGCCCAGCGGGAGCCGTACTTCTGGATTGACGATGTCCACATAACCGGGACTTTAGCTAGGAAAGTAAATTTAACTCAAACCTCTCTGCATGATCTGGTGCTAAACAGCGAGAACATGCAGGATCTCCTGTCCAATCCGGGTTCTCATAGAGAGTTTCTGTTCGGACCTCCTAACCTAACGGAAAACGAAATAAGAGCCTTACAGAGTCTGGTCACTAAACCACGGCCTAGCAGCGAAAGCCTACTAAACTAA
- the LOC143212667 gene encoding carboxylic ester hydrolase-like isoform X1, translating to MTRAWLLVVLLGCFIFGWTLETAPKVKTPLGCIKGYCKLSANGRQYQAYEGIPYALPPIGKLRFKPPHRISPWIGEISATKFSSPCLQYSQIADATNERVIGSEDCLYLNVYVPERDKAAAKTMPVLFWIHGGAFMFGSGMDTGAKFLMDQDVIFVTLNYRLGILGFLSTEDEIVPGNMGLKDQSMALRWVSENIRCFGGDPKKLTLVGFSAGGASVHYHYLSPMSADLFQAGISVSGTSFNSWPQTENALEKAQKVAALMGCPTANKMEMIHCLRFQPSRSLVASTKEFQKFYFNPFTPFGPVVEKAGDEPFIDRPPIEIVNCGDVQDVPWLTSVTSEEGLYPVAEFIAIPEALKALDDNWDLLAPHFLDYNYTLPKEKHVEVARLIKQHYFGTMKIDETTTKPLVHMAGDRFFFVDSEKAARMQAKVNKKPVWYYYYTYRGSTSLSDALSGTRNNYGVSHGDDVYVIVDTPHVDSTTTLCDLEMQQLMIHLWVSFANNRVPDMGGVMWPRLNPNKKSLEYLHIAGPDNIFMDCNDNFGQKDLWSSIDFNENKLRNTQSGQNLPKLNWEKITSFDKWS from the exons ATGACGAGAGCGTGGCTTCTCGTGGTCCTCCTCGGATGTTTCATCTTCGGATGGACTTTGGAGACCGCGCCGAAAGTTAAAACACCCTTAGGCTGCATCAAGGGCTACTGTAAGCTATCTGCCAATGGAAGACAATATCAAGCCTACGAGGGAATTCCTTACGCTTTGCCACCGATCGGAAAACTTCGATTCAAA CCCCCTCACCGAATATCCCCATGGATCGGCGAAATTTCGGCAACGAAATTCAGCTCCCCATGCTTGCAATACTCTCAAATAGCTGACGCCACGAACGAGAGGGTAATAGGCTCCGAAGACTGTCTGTATCTAAACGTCTATGTTCCAGAACGCGACAAAGCGGCCGCGAAAACCATGCCAGTCCTCTTTTGGATTCACGGGGGAGCCTTCATGTTCGGTAGTGGAATGGACACGGGTGCTAAATTCCTCATGGACCAGGATGTAATATTTGTTACATTGAATTACCGTCTGGGAATACTAG GTTTCCTCAGTACAGAAGATGAAATTGTTCCTGGCAACATGGGACTGAAGGATCAGAGCATGGCTCTGAGATGGGTTTCGGAGAATATCAGATGTTTCGGCGGTGATCCAAAGAAACTGACTTTGGTGGGCTTTAGTGCTGGTGGTGCGAGTGTCCACTATCATTATTTATCGCCTATGAGTGCTGACCTCTTCCAAG CCGGTATCTCCGTTAGCGGTACATCTTTCAACTCTTGGCCACAGACTGAAAACGCCTTAGAAAAAGCCCAGAAAGTTGCTGCCCTCATGGGTTGCCCCACAGCTAACAAGATGGAGATGATACATTGCTTGAGATTCCAACCATCTCGGTCTCTGGTTGCATCTACTAAGGAGTTCCAG aaattttatttcaacccGTTCACGCCATTTGGACCAGTTGTTGAAAAAGCTGGAGACGAACCGTTCATCGACCGCCCTCCTATCGAAATTGTAAACTGCGGAGACGTGCAAGATGTTCCTTGGCTCACTAGTGTGACCAGCGAAGAGGGATTGTACCCGGTTGCAG AATTCATTGCCATACCAGAAGCTCTGAAAGCATTGGACGATAACTGGGACCTTCTCGCTCCTCATTTCTTGGATTATAATTACACTTTGCCTAAGGAGAAGCACGTTGAAGTTGCCAGGCTGATCAAACAACACTATTTTGGAACaatgaagatagacgagacaaCGACGAAACCCTTAGTACATATGGCTGGAGACAGATTCTTCTTTGTTGACAGCGAGAAAGCTGCCAGAATGCAGGCAAAAGTTAATAAAAAACCTGTatggtattattattatacttacAGAGGTTCAACAAGTTTGAGCGACGCATTGAGTGGAACTCGCAACAACTATG GTGTTAGTCATGGAGATGACGTGTATGTGATTGTTGACACTCCACATGTGGACTCCACCACAACACTGTGTGACCTCGAGATGCAACAACTTATGATACATTTATGGGTATCGTTTGCAAATAACAG AGTTCCTGACATGGGTGGAGTAATGTGGCCTAGATTAAATCCTAACAAAAAATCACTGGAATATTTGCACATCGCTGGACCAGACAATATTTTCATGGACTGTAATGATAACTTCGGACAGAAAGACTTGTGGAGTTCTatcgattttaatgaaaacaaattaagAAATACTCAGAGTGGGCAAA ATCTTCCGAAATTAAATTGGGAGAAGATAACCTCATTTGACAAATGGAGTTAG
- the LOC143212667 gene encoding venom carboxylesterase-6-like isoform X3 — translation MPVLFWIHGGAFMFGSGMDTGAKFLMDQDVIFVTLNYRLGILGFLSTEDEIVPGNMGLKDQSMALRWVSENIRCFGGDPKKLTLVGFSAGGASVHYHYLSPMSADLFQAGISVSGTSFNSWPQTENALEKAQKVAALMGCPTANKMEMIHCLRFQPSRSLVASTKEFQKFYFNPFTPFGPVVEKAGDEPFIDRPPIEIVNCGDVQDVPWLTSVTSEEGLYPVAEFIAIPEALKALDDNWDLLAPHFLDYNYTLPKEKHVEVARLIKQHYFGTMKIDETTTKPLVHMAGDRFFFVDSEKAARMQAKVNKKPVWYYYYTYRGSTSLSDALSGTRNNYGVSHGDDVYVIVDTPHVDSTTTLCDLEMQQLMIHLWVSFANNRVPDMGGVMWPRLNPNKKSLEYLHIAGPDNIFMDCNDNFGQKDLWSSIDFNENKLRNTQSGQNLPKLNWEKITSFDKWS, via the exons ATGCCAGTCCTCTTTTGGATTCACGGGGGAGCCTTCATGTTCGGTAGTGGAATGGACACGGGTGCTAAATTCCTCATGGACCAGGATGTAATATTTGTTACATTGAATTACCGTCTGGGAATACTAG GTTTCCTCAGTACAGAAGATGAAATTGTTCCTGGCAACATGGGACTGAAGGATCAGAGCATGGCTCTGAGATGGGTTTCGGAGAATATCAGATGTTTCGGCGGTGATCCAAAGAAACTGACTTTGGTGGGCTTTAGTGCTGGTGGTGCGAGTGTCCACTATCATTATTTATCGCCTATGAGTGCTGACCTCTTCCAAG CCGGTATCTCCGTTAGCGGTACATCTTTCAACTCTTGGCCACAGACTGAAAACGCCTTAGAAAAAGCCCAGAAAGTTGCTGCCCTCATGGGTTGCCCCACAGCTAACAAGATGGAGATGATACATTGCTTGAGATTCCAACCATCTCGGTCTCTGGTTGCATCTACTAAGGAGTTCCAG aaattttatttcaacccGTTCACGCCATTTGGACCAGTTGTTGAAAAAGCTGGAGACGAACCGTTCATCGACCGCCCTCCTATCGAAATTGTAAACTGCGGAGACGTGCAAGATGTTCCTTGGCTCACTAGTGTGACCAGCGAAGAGGGATTGTACCCGGTTGCAG AATTCATTGCCATACCAGAAGCTCTGAAAGCATTGGACGATAACTGGGACCTTCTCGCTCCTCATTTCTTGGATTATAATTACACTTTGCCTAAGGAGAAGCACGTTGAAGTTGCCAGGCTGATCAAACAACACTATTTTGGAACaatgaagatagacgagacaaCGACGAAACCCTTAGTACATATGGCTGGAGACAGATTCTTCTTTGTTGACAGCGAGAAAGCTGCCAGAATGCAGGCAAAAGTTAATAAAAAACCTGTatggtattattattatacttacAGAGGTTCAACAAGTTTGAGCGACGCATTGAGTGGAACTCGCAACAACTATG GTGTTAGTCATGGAGATGACGTGTATGTGATTGTTGACACTCCACATGTGGACTCCACCACAACACTGTGTGACCTCGAGATGCAACAACTTATGATACATTTATGGGTATCGTTTGCAAATAACAG AGTTCCTGACATGGGTGGAGTAATGTGGCCTAGATTAAATCCTAACAAAAAATCACTGGAATATTTGCACATCGCTGGACCAGACAATATTTTCATGGACTGTAATGATAACTTCGGACAGAAAGACTTGTGGAGTTCTatcgattttaatgaaaacaaattaagAAATACTCAGAGTGGGCAAA ATCTTCCGAAATTAAATTGGGAGAAGATAACCTCATTTGACAAATGGAGTTAG
- the LOC143212753 gene encoding uncharacterized protein LOC143212753 isoform X1, whose amino-acid sequence MDILPTQVYEDDDSFTPTHQLSHFVPHNIKEKHIGSLRIGSITYPIEQGITKIGRHPECDIVLNDQARRVYRNGLQTFRPSDLIFWSTWRNLGFMTLANAIGTVDEVFEEQLHYAILN is encoded by the exons ATGGATATTTTGCCAACGCAAGTGTACGAAGATGATGATTCCTTCACGCCGACACATCAACTATCTCATTTTGTGCCACACAACATAAAAGAAAAACAT attGGATCACTGAGGATTGGCTCCATCACCTATCCAATCGAGCAGGGAATTACCAAAATTGGTAGGCACCCTGAGTGCGATATCGTACTAAACGATCAA GCCCGACGCGTGTACCGTAATGGTTTACAGACCTTCCGACCTTCAGACCTCATATTTTGGAGCACTTGGAGAAATCTGGGATTTATGACGCTTGCGAACGCTATTGGGACTGTCGACGAAGTTTTCGAAGAACAACTGCATTATGCAATCCTAAATTAA
- the LOC143212753 gene encoding uncharacterized protein LOC143212753 isoform X2: protein MDILPTQVYEDDDSFTPTHQLSHFVPHNIKEKHIGSLRIGSITYPIEQGITKIGRHPECDIVLNDQTVSKKHAEIEMTATKHGFAT, encoded by the exons ATGGATATTTTGCCAACGCAAGTGTACGAAGATGATGATTCCTTCACGCCGACACATCAACTATCTCATTTTGTGCCACACAACATAAAAGAAAAACAT attGGATCACTGAGGATTGGCTCCATCACCTATCCAATCGAGCAGGGAATTACCAAAATTGGTAGGCACCCTGAGTGCGATATCGTACTAAACGATCAA ACGGTGTCCAAGAAGCACGCAGAGATCGAAATGACAGCAACGAAACATGGATTTGCGACTTGA
- the LOC143212667 gene encoding carboxylic ester hydrolase-like isoform X2, giving the protein MTRAWLLVVLLGCFIFGWTLETAPKVKTPLGCIKGYCKLSANGRQYQAYEGIPYALPPIGKLRFKPPHRISPWIGEISATKFSSPCLQYSQIADATNERVIGSEDCLYLNVYVPERDKAAAKTMPVLFWIHGGAFMFGSGMDTGAKFLMDQDVIFVTLNYRLGILGFLSTEDEIVPGNMGLKDQSMALRWVSENIRCFGGDPKKLTLVGFSAGGASVHYHYLSPMSADLFQAGISVSGTSFNSWPQTENALEKAQKVAALMGCPTANKMEMIHCLRFQPSRSLVASTKEFQKFYFNPFTPFGPVVEKAGDEPFIDRPPIEIVNCGDVQDVPWLTSVTSEEGLYPVAEFIAIPEALKALDDNWDLLAPHFLDYNYTLPKEKHVEVARLIKQHYFGTMKIDETTTKPLVHMAGDRFFFVDSEKAARMQAKVNKKPVWYYYYTYRGSTSLSDALSGTRNNYGVSHGDDVYVIVDTPHVDSTTTLCDLEMQQLMIHLWVSFANNRVPDMGGVMWPRLNPNKKSLEYLHIAGPDNIFMDCNDNFGQKDLWSSIDFNENKLRNTQSGQTQRRKL; this is encoded by the exons ATGACGAGAGCGTGGCTTCTCGTGGTCCTCCTCGGATGTTTCATCTTCGGATGGACTTTGGAGACCGCGCCGAAAGTTAAAACACCCTTAGGCTGCATCAAGGGCTACTGTAAGCTATCTGCCAATGGAAGACAATATCAAGCCTACGAGGGAATTCCTTACGCTTTGCCACCGATCGGAAAACTTCGATTCAAA CCCCCTCACCGAATATCCCCATGGATCGGCGAAATTTCGGCAACGAAATTCAGCTCCCCATGCTTGCAATACTCTCAAATAGCTGACGCCACGAACGAGAGGGTAATAGGCTCCGAAGACTGTCTGTATCTAAACGTCTATGTTCCAGAACGCGACAAAGCGGCCGCGAAAACCATGCCAGTCCTCTTTTGGATTCACGGGGGAGCCTTCATGTTCGGTAGTGGAATGGACACGGGTGCTAAATTCCTCATGGACCAGGATGTAATATTTGTTACATTGAATTACCGTCTGGGAATACTAG GTTTCCTCAGTACAGAAGATGAAATTGTTCCTGGCAACATGGGACTGAAGGATCAGAGCATGGCTCTGAGATGGGTTTCGGAGAATATCAGATGTTTCGGCGGTGATCCAAAGAAACTGACTTTGGTGGGCTTTAGTGCTGGTGGTGCGAGTGTCCACTATCATTATTTATCGCCTATGAGTGCTGACCTCTTCCAAG CCGGTATCTCCGTTAGCGGTACATCTTTCAACTCTTGGCCACAGACTGAAAACGCCTTAGAAAAAGCCCAGAAAGTTGCTGCCCTCATGGGTTGCCCCACAGCTAACAAGATGGAGATGATACATTGCTTGAGATTCCAACCATCTCGGTCTCTGGTTGCATCTACTAAGGAGTTCCAG aaattttatttcaacccGTTCACGCCATTTGGACCAGTTGTTGAAAAAGCTGGAGACGAACCGTTCATCGACCGCCCTCCTATCGAAATTGTAAACTGCGGAGACGTGCAAGATGTTCCTTGGCTCACTAGTGTGACCAGCGAAGAGGGATTGTACCCGGTTGCAG AATTCATTGCCATACCAGAAGCTCTGAAAGCATTGGACGATAACTGGGACCTTCTCGCTCCTCATTTCTTGGATTATAATTACACTTTGCCTAAGGAGAAGCACGTTGAAGTTGCCAGGCTGATCAAACAACACTATTTTGGAACaatgaagatagacgagacaaCGACGAAACCCTTAGTACATATGGCTGGAGACAGATTCTTCTTTGTTGACAGCGAGAAAGCTGCCAGAATGCAGGCAAAAGTTAATAAAAAACCTGTatggtattattattatacttacAGAGGTTCAACAAGTTTGAGCGACGCATTGAGTGGAACTCGCAACAACTATG GTGTTAGTCATGGAGATGACGTGTATGTGATTGTTGACACTCCACATGTGGACTCCACCACAACACTGTGTGACCTCGAGATGCAACAACTTATGATACATTTATGGGTATCGTTTGCAAATAACAG AGTTCCTGACATGGGTGGAGTAATGTGGCCTAGATTAAATCCTAACAAAAAATCACTGGAATATTTGCACATCGCTGGACCAGACAATATTTTCATGGACTGTAATGATAACTTCGGACAGAAAGACTTGTGGAGTTCTatcgattttaatgaaaacaaattaagAAATACTCAGAGTGGGCAAACTCAAAGaaggaaattataa